One region of Rhizoctonia solani chromosome 9, complete sequence genomic DNA includes:
- a CDS encoding mitochondrial carrier protein, which yields MTSLAISVPIAGAIVRLRANYTPKGLQLNQEEDINGSSHVAPEARVGPAVDGIINMGRRIFRLEGWPGFYKGFMPALVSTVLLTWWAILTIPGHAKYKPRSSMHIPATGVFRGLLYGFGSLAVSIPYEILFNRAVCTPHRLPWFRPMEALRIILTPYELRKPWVLYLTPGLLAARMLIVVWVVAIARIVRAMLLPSLSDGLSSAHDTDDQNRMTKFLNMTNFTIFVLFSMSSTAILCPLEVLATRLSVQRNHPTTDADCAIDGMADPAADYIGEEEDVIALRSEEDPYIGLADCARRMIDEEGISSLFRAWWLTMIAVTLGGFA from the exons ATGACGA GTCTCGCTATCTCAGTACCCATCGCAGGAGCCATCGTTCG GTTACGAGCAAACTATACGCCCAAGGGCCTTCAACTCAACCAAGAAGAAGATATCAACGGAAGCTCTCACGTTGCGCCGGAAGCACGTGTCGGTCCGGCAGTCGACGGTATAATCAACATGGGCCGCCGTATCTTTCGTTTGGAAGGTTGGCCAGGCTTCTACAAGGGTTTCA TGCCTGCGCTCGTCTCGACGGTCCTGCTCACTTGGTGGGCTATTTTGACTATTCCCGGACACGCCAAGTACAAGCCCCGTTCATCCATGCACATACCAGCTACAGGTGTGTTTCGTGGCTTGCTCTATGGATTTGGGAGCCTCGCTGTGAGCATCCCATACGAGATCCTCTTCAATCG GGCTGTGTGCACGCCCCATCGTTTGCCCTGGTTTAGGCCAATGGAAGCGCTGCGAATTATTCTCACCCCTTACGAGCTTCGAAAGCCTTGGGTGCTATACTTGACTCCAGGATTATTGGCCGCCAG GATGTTAATCGTTGTCTGGGTTGTTGCCATCGCGCGTATCGTCCGTGCCATGCTTCTTCCATCC CTCTCCGATGGACTCTCGAGTGCACACGACACGGATGACCAAAATCGCATGACTAAATTCCTCAACATGACGAACTTTACCATCTTTGTTCTATTCAGCATGTCATCGACCGCTATCTTGTGCCCTCTCGAAGTCCTAGCCACTCGCTTGAGCGTACAACGCAACCACCCCACGACAGATGCTGATTGCGCGATCGACGGCATGGCCGATCCCGCGGCGGATTATAtcggagaagaagaggacgTCATCGCTCTGAGGAGTGAAGAAGATCCATACATTGGATTGGCCGACTGCGCCAGGAGAATGATTGACGAAGAGGGAATCAGCAGCTTGTTTAGGGCTTGGTGGTTGACCATGATTGCCGTAACCTTGGGCGGGTTTGCTTAA
- a CDS encoding RNA recognition motif protein — MFYAAGRRYCTQSIIIGHRIFGGPVTQPLKNISLKRNVTLSAVSQSPALSFQADLVLRSSLHIANIPSHTTDEEFRQAFSVLPGIVKTELIFNSGTMRDYKDTTNPSWRSYCMRHLRESPIRIQGYATEVKPNKSRSSSRNEPSHVLHISGLPLDIQYLEVLDLVKERCPYFKSLRFMAAEPGNFLGVAAVAFEDVTTAERAKERLYGTTVGGMLIQEHNLSFGRSLYEDGPTNTLMVLGTPTSPDAAFDFRRLLDTFEGFTTVNCGTVDNAWMMLEWFNREHPQYRVAFITSAYEYEENRKSRLAEGDFTIRSKLKSRPERENRRSSD, encoded by the exons ATGTTCTACGCTGCGGGAAGGAGATACTGTACGCAATCAATCATTATAGGACACAGAATATTCGGTGGCCCCGTGACGCAGCCCTTGAAAAACATCTCTCTCAAGCGCAATGTCACACTCTCTGCCGTCTCACAATCTCCGGCTCTGAGCTTTCAAGCCGACCTTGTCCTC CGATCTTCACTGCATATCGCCAATATACCATCCCACACCACCGATGAAGAATTTCGACAGGCATTCTCGGTTCTACCAGGCATTGTAAAAACAGAGCTCA TATTTAATTCCGGCACTATGCGAGACTACAAGGATACGACCAATC CGAGCTGGCGCAGTTACTGCATGAGACACTTGCGTGAATCCCCGATTCGAATCCAGGGATACGCGACGGAAGTCAAACCAAACAAATCAAGATCCAGTTCGCGCAACGAACCCAGCCATGTTTTACACATCTCTGGTCTGCCCTTGGATATCCAATATCTCGAAGTGTTAGACTTAGTCAAAGAAAGGTGCCCATACTTCAAGTCTCTGAGATTCA TGGCTGCAGAGCCTGGGAACTTTCTCGGCGTGGCTGCGGTAGCGTTTGAAGATGTCACAACGGCCGAAAGAGCTAAGGAACGACTATATGGAACGACTGTGGGCGGTATGCTTATCCAAGAGCACAACCTTTCCTTTGGTCGCTCCCTGTACGAAGATGGCCCAACAAATACGTTGATGGTACTCGGGACACCCACCTCCCCAGACGCAGCCTTTGACTTCCGGCGTCTTCTCGACACTTTTGA AGGGTTCACTACTGTCAATTGCGGCACTGTCGATAATGCATGGATGATGCTTGAATGGTTCAATCGCGAACATCCCCAATATCGAGTCGCATTTATCACAAGCGCATACGAATACGAAGAG AACCGTAAATCCAGGTTGGCTGAGGGAGATTTCACCATCCGGAGTAAACTCAAGTCTAGACCAGAGCGGGAGAATAGGAGAAGTTCTGACTGA